GTGGGGCAAAGCGGGTCTAAAAACAGATTAAAAAGGAACGAGATCTGTCTTTGCAGACAGATCTCGTTCCTTTTTTTTATCCAACTGCTCCACTGAACTCTAGGAGAACCACATTTTCAGTGGCCTCGCTTACAGCCCCGTTTTTTTTATTGACCTTGGTCGGTATTGAATTGTATAATGGTAATGACATTCATTATCATCTGTTTATAGTAGGAGGTTTTCAAAATGCAAACTCACTGCACTTTTAGCTGTCCCACTTGCGGCTATAACTTAACCACATTTACTTCCCGCTGTCCCCGTTGTGCTACATTTTTATTGGACAAGTTTAAATGCTCCGGAAACTGCTCGAGCTGTGCAAAACAAAATGAAAGCCGCCCCCAAGGCCACAAACACAAGTAAACCATTTAGCGAGCCTTTAAATATCAGGGCTTCTTTTTAATTTTATTGGTAGCTTCCACTGCAAGCCAGTCGCAGCGGTTATTAAATTCATTATCAGCGTGACCCTTTACCCAAACCCATTCAACTTTGTGCTCTGACGATAACTCTAATATTTTCTTCCATAAGTCCGAGTTTTTGGCCGGTTTTTTATTACCCCTTATCCATCCTCTAGCCTGCCAACCTCTTACCCAGCCCTTATTCATGGC
This genomic interval from Bacillota bacterium contains the following:
- the rnhA gene encoding ribonuclease HI: MTQVEIYTDGACSGNPGPGGYGVVLKYGENIKELSGACEDTTNNRMELLAVIKGLEALKRPCQVTLYSDSKYIVDAMNKGWVRGWQARGWIRGNKKPAKNSDLWKKILELSSEHKVEWVWVKGHADNEFNNRCDWLAVEATNKIKKKP